In Alteromonas sp. RKMC-009, the genomic stretch CATGTTCTTCACCGACAGGCCGGATTATCTGGTTCTGGGGATGATTGCCTCGTTATTTGCCGCAGGTATCTGGCTGGGACTGGCGTCCTGGTTAGGCTGGCCTGTATCAACTACGCACTCTATCATTGGTGCCATCATCGGATTCACTGCCACCGGCGTAAGTATGGATGCCGTTGAATGGGGCGAAGTGGGCGGCATTGTTGGAAGCTGGGTGGTGACACCTGCTATTTCCGGCATCATTGCTTATCTTATTTTCATCAGTGCGCATAAGCTTATTTTTGACACGGCCACGCCGTTTAAAAACGCCAAACGTTTTGTTCCGTTTTACATGGGGCTGGCAGGCTTCGTCATGTCGCTGGTTACCATCAAGAAAGGCCTCAAGCATGTTGGTCTGACACTGTCTCCGGAAATGGGGTATGTGCTGGCCGTTGTTATTGCCATTATGCTGGCAGGCCTGGGCCGGTATGCGATTTCCCGCATGACATTTTCTGAAAATCAGAGTGCTGATATTCAAAGTGCCAATATCGAAAAGATATTCGCAATGCTGATGGTAGTAACGGCCTGTTGTATGGCTTTCGCTCACGGCTCAAATGACGTAGCCAATGCTATTGGTCCACTGGCGGCAGTCGTCAGTGTGGTTACTTCTGGCGGTGAAATTAACGCAAACTCAGAACTGGCGCCATGGATCCTGCCTCTGGGTGGTTTAGGTATTGTGGCTGGCCTGGCGTTATTCGGTCATCGTGTTATTAAAACTATCGGTCAGGGGATCACCCATCTGACACCGAGCCGTGGCTTTGCTGCAGAGCTTGCTGCTGCCTGTACGGTTGTTATTGCTTCGGGCACAGGTTTGCCTATCTCCACTACGCAAACCCTGGTGGGGGCGGTGTTAGGTGTGGGTATGGCACGTGGTGTTTCGGCGCTTAATCTGGGTATCGTACGCAATATCGTCGTCTCCTGGGTTATTACGCTGCCTGCAGGTGCCATTCTGGCGATTATCTGCTTCTTTGGCCTTAAAGCCTGGTTTGGCGTTGAGTAAGCAGCAAAGCTGATTGCCAGTCAGTTGAAACCGGACTAACAAAAAAAGCGAAACAGTCACTGTTTCGCTTTTTTCGTTTCAGGCCGGCGCTCAAATCCGGCCACAAATCTTCCGCACGTAGTGGTTTAGCCGTCAACATCCACCGGTGTTACAAAGCCGTCAGGCTTTAAGCCCACCACCGCGCAATCAATCTGCTCAATGGTTTCTTCTGCGGTACCGCCCATGATGTAGCCGGGGACGCCAAGGCGGGACAATGTTCCCATTACAATAAGGTCGGCGTTACATGCATTTGCTGTAGCGGCAATGTCAC encodes the following:
- a CDS encoding inorganic phosphate transporter, which produces MELLQSYGMTLIILAAVVGFIMAWGIGANDVANAMGTSVGSKALTIKQAIIIAMIFEFAGAYLAGGEVTSTIRKGIIDPMFFTDRPDYLVLGMIASLFAAGIWLGLASWLGWPVSTTHSIIGAIIGFTATGVSMDAVEWGEVGGIVGSWVVTPAISGIIAYLIFISAHKLIFDTATPFKNAKRFVPFYMGLAGFVMSLVTIKKGLKHVGLTLSPEMGYVLAVVIAIMLAGLGRYAISRMTFSENQSADIQSANIEKIFAMLMVVTACCMAFAHGSNDVANAIGPLAAVVSVVTSGGEINANSELAPWILPLGGLGIVAGLALFGHRVIKTIGQGITHLTPSRGFAAELAAACTVVIASGTGLPISTTQTLVGAVLGVGMARGVSALNLGIVRNIVVSWVITLPAGAILAIICFFGLKAWFGVE